One genomic segment of Clostridium saccharoperbutylacetonicum N1-4(HMT) includes these proteins:
- the trpE gene encoding anthranilate synthase component I has product MINISKESFIAKKKSNIIFSVISEFRGDEITPIKILRGFSGSRRFIFESGSKENYFGRYSYMGENPYKEICGDGQGEVDQLKKEIRVSFDKSTNPFSFNGGAIGYMGYDSIQLYEKKLNFKNPDDLKMPIMRFNFYNRYLCYDHFTHKVYIVDNIMENDQREYDEIIASQKEYINSLLYKPVLAEEPDDREEVSFEFYTSREKFIENVKKAREHILAGDIFQIVLSQRMKCQTEKSYLEIYRRLREENPSPYMFLLDFDDYQVVGSSPESLVSVKNGKVSTNPIAGTRKRGETPEIDSILEKELTEDEKELAEHVMLVDLGRNDIGKVSKIGTVNVSDFMKVEKFSHVMHITTKVVGDILDNKDGFEALAACLPAGTVSGAPKIRAMEIIEELEECKRGIYSGSVGYFSYGGDMDMAIIIRTIILKAKTAYLQAGAGIVYDSVPEKEFEEIQNKLMVLKEVLR; this is encoded by the coding sequence ATGATCAATATTTCAAAAGAAAGTTTTATTGCAAAGAAAAAATCAAATATTATTTTTTCAGTAATAAGTGAATTTCGAGGTGATGAAATTACACCAATAAAAATACTAAGAGGGTTTAGTGGCAGTAGAAGATTTATTTTTGAAAGTGGAAGTAAAGAAAATTATTTTGGTAGATATTCATATATGGGAGAAAATCCATATAAAGAAATTTGTGGCGATGGTCAAGGAGAAGTAGACCAATTAAAAAAAGAAATTAGAGTTAGTTTTGATAAAAGTACAAATCCATTTTCATTTAATGGTGGAGCTATTGGATATATGGGATATGATTCTATACAACTATATGAAAAAAAACTAAATTTTAAAAATCCAGATGATTTAAAAATGCCTATAATGCGTTTCAATTTTTATAATAGATATCTCTGTTATGATCATTTTACTCATAAGGTATATATTGTAGATAACATTATGGAGAATGATCAAAGAGAATATGATGAAATAATTGCATCACAAAAAGAATATATAAACAGTCTTCTTTATAAGCCAGTTCTAGCAGAAGAACCTGACGATAGAGAGGAAGTTTCCTTTGAATTCTATACCTCTAGAGAAAAATTTATTGAAAATGTTAAAAAAGCAAGAGAACATATTTTAGCTGGAGATATTTTTCAAATTGTTTTATCTCAAAGGATGAAGTGCCAAACTGAAAAGTCATACTTAGAAATATATAGAAGATTAAGAGAAGAAAATCCTTCTCCTTACATGTTCTTACTTGATTTTGATGATTATCAGGTTGTTGGATCATCTCCAGAAAGTCTGGTATCAGTTAAAAATGGCAAAGTTTCTACGAATCCAATAGCAGGTACTAGAAAAAGAGGAGAAACACCAGAAATTGATAGCATCCTTGAAAAAGAACTTACGGAAGATGAAAAGGAACTTGCAGAACACGTTATGCTTGTAGACCTTGGAAGAAATGATATAGGTAAAGTTAGTAAAATAGGAACCGTTAATGTAAGTGATTTTATGAAAGTTGAAAAATTTTCTCATGTAATGCATATAACCACAAAAGTTGTTGGAGATATATTAGATAATAAAGATGGCTTTGAAGCATTAGCAGCATGTCTTCCAGCTGGTACAGTTTCAGGAGCCCCCAAAATAAGAGCTATGGAAATAATAGAGGAACTTGAAGAATGTAAAAGAGGTATTTATTCAGGCTCAGTGGGATATTTTTCTTATGGTGGAGATATGGACATGGCAATTATTATAAGAACTATAATCTTAAAAGCTAAAACAGCATATCTCCAAGCTGGAGCAGGAATTGTATATGATTCAGTGCCAGAAAAAGAATTTGAGGAAATTCAAAATAAATTGATGGTTTTAAAGGAGGTTTTGAGATGA
- a CDS encoding RrF2 family transcriptional regulator, protein MKISTKGRYGLRALIDICLFSSSDMVTVKSISERQGISERYLEQIFSSLRKGGIINAKKGAQGGYFLAKKPKDFRIGDILSVLEGDLLLIDIERDENDIENFISENLWNVINNKIVNFFNSMTLEDLVNNYKEYKKEDMYYI, encoded by the coding sequence ATGAAAATTTCAACAAAAGGTCGATATGGATTAAGGGCTTTAATTGATATATGTTTATTCTCTTCATCAGATATGGTTACTGTAAAAAGCATATCTGAGAGACAAGGGATATCAGAAAGATACTTGGAACAAATATTTTCTTCTTTAAGAAAAGGTGGAATAATTAATGCTAAAAAAGGAGCTCAAGGAGGATATTTTTTAGCAAAGAAGCCTAAAGATTTTAGAATAGGAGATATTTTAAGTGTTTTAGAAGGTGATTTATTGCTGATTGATATTGAACGCGATGAAAATGATATAGAAAATTTTATAAGTGAAAACTTATGGAATGTAATAAATAATAAGATAGTTAATTTCTTTAATTCTATGACATTAGAAGATTTAGTGAATAATTATAAAGAATACAAAAAAGAAGATATGTATTATATTTAA
- the trpC gene encoding indole-3-glycerol phosphate synthase TrpC has product MILDDIIAKKKIRVNKRKQEIPIKELEKQALQIVKAEKESNYINPFRAELVNDGLSVIGEFKKASPSKGIIVENFNIKEILNYYTYIGVDVFSILTEEDFFLGSDNYLKEIRKASHIPILRKDFIIDFYQIYEAKVLGASGILLIVSVLGDKLGEFYKEAKRFNLEPLVEIHNKEELDLALKFDCEIIGINNRDLKTFNVALNTTKELISYIPKDKIIIAESGIMSIEDLKTISQFGANGVLIGELFMRNIDNKAFKNQYKNFRNNNQKNKEIIHL; this is encoded by the coding sequence TTGATTTTAGATGATATTATAGCAAAGAAAAAAATAAGAGTTAATAAGAGAAAACAAGAAATTCCAATAAAAGAATTAGAAAAGCAAGCTCTACAAATTGTTAAAGCTGAAAAAGAATCAAATTATATAAATCCTTTCAGAGCTGAATTAGTTAATGATGGCTTATCTGTAATAGGAGAATTTAAGAAAGCTTCGCCATCAAAAGGTATAATAGTTGAAAATTTTAATATAAAAGAAATATTAAATTATTATACCTACATAGGTGTAGATGTATTTTCGATTTTAACTGAAGAAGATTTCTTTTTAGGTAGTGATAACTATCTTAAGGAAATACGAAAAGCTTCACATATACCTATTCTTAGAAAGGATTTTATAATAGATTTTTATCAAATTTATGAAGCTAAAGTTCTTGGAGCAAGTGGTATTTTACTTATTGTAAGTGTTTTAGGTGATAAGTTAGGAGAATTTTATAAGGAAGCAAAGAGATTTAATTTAGAACCTTTAGTTGAAATTCATAATAAAGAAGAATTGGATTTGGCCTTAAAATTTGATTGTGAAATTATTGGGATAAATAATAGGGATTTAAAGACCTTTAATGTAGCACTTAATACAACAAAAGAACTTATTAGCTATATACCAAAAGATAAAATAATTATAGCTGAAAGTGGAATTATGAGTATTGAAGATCTAAAAACCATAAGTCAGTTTGGAGCTAATGGAGTATTGATAGGAGAATTGTTTATGAGGAATATAGACAAT
- a CDS encoding anthranilate synthase component II, with the protein MIILIDNYDSFTFNLYQYLSEYAETKVFRNDEITIDELEKLSPKGIVISPGPGVPEDAGISIEVIQKLGETIPILGICLGHQSIATAYGGKVIRADEIFHGKTSKVQVKGKDIFEGVPRKIDVMRYHSLIVENSSLPNCLEVIAATIEKNDIMAIKHKEFDVFGLQFHPESIYTPKGKHMIGNFVINICKDTLEN; encoded by the coding sequence ATGATAATTTTAATTGATAATTATGATTCCTTTACATTTAATTTATATCAATATTTAAGTGAGTATGCTGAAACTAAAGTATTTAGAAATGATGAAATTACCATTGATGAGTTAGAAAAGCTTAGTCCTAAAGGTATAGTAATATCACCAGGACCTGGAGTACCAGAAGATGCTGGAATTTCTATAGAAGTTATACAAAAGTTAGGGGAAACAATCCCTATTTTAGGAATATGTCTTGGACATCAAAGTATAGCAACTGCTTATGGTGGTAAGGTCATTAGAGCTGATGAAATTTTTCATGGGAAAACTTCAAAGGTACAAGTTAAGGGAAAAGATATTTTTGAAGGAGTACCAAGAAAAATAGATGTGATGAGATATCATTCCTTAATTGTTGAAAATAGCTCCCTTCCTAATTGTCTTGAAGTTATAGCAGCTACCATTGAGAAAAATGACATTATGGCTATAAAGCATAAAGAATTTGATGTATTTGGGCTTCAGTTTCATCCTGAATCAATATATACACCAAAAGGTAAACATATGATTGGAAATTTTGTAATTAACATCTGTAAAGATACATTAGAAAATTAA
- the trpD gene encoding anthranilate phosphoribosyltransferase has product MTIEIAIKKLTSREVLSEDEVRAVINQIMRGEATSAQIGAFLIGLKINGETPSQILGAVKALRDNFTPVKIVKPKHLIDTCGTGGDGAKTFNISTAVAIVAASGGAKVAKHGNRAVSSKSGSADVLNELGIKIDFDENQSREIIEKNGMAFLFAPMYNGAMKNVANERKELGTRTIFNIIGPLSNPAPLTGQLLGVYDKTLIQPIGEALLNLGLNRAMVVCGDDGLDEITTTTTTNVCEIKNGKLISYKLDPETLGFKKAELKEIKGGDAKENARIILKILKGEKGPARDIVALNAGAALYVAELVDSIKVGIEKANELIDSGIAFEKYKELVNIS; this is encoded by the coding sequence ATGACAATAGAAATTGCAATAAAAAAATTAACTTCAAGAGAAGTTTTATCAGAAGATGAAGTTAGAGCTGTAATTAATCAAATAATGAGAGGAGAAGCAACTTCAGCACAAATAGGTGCTTTCTTAATAGGTCTTAAGATTAATGGAGAAACTCCAAGTCAAATTTTAGGTGCTGTTAAAGCATTAAGGGATAATTTTACACCAGTAAAAATTGTAAAGCCAAAGCATTTGATAGATACTTGTGGAACTGGTGGAGATGGTGCTAAGACGTTTAATATTTCCACTGCAGTAGCAATAGTAGCTGCAAGTGGTGGTGCAAAAGTTGCTAAACATGGAAATCGTGCAGTTTCAAGCAAAAGTGGAAGCGCTGATGTTCTTAATGAACTTGGTATAAAGATTGATTTTGATGAAAATCAAAGCAGAGAAATAATCGAAAAAAATGGAATGGCATTTTTGTTTGCACCAATGTACAATGGAGCAATGAAAAACGTTGCAAATGAAAGAAAAGAATTAGGAACAAGAACTATTTTCAATATAATAGGACCACTTTCAAATCCAGCACCATTAACTGGACAACTTTTAGGAGTATATGATAAAACATTAATTCAACCTATTGGAGAAGCTTTATTAAATTTAGGATTAAATAGAGCAATGGTAGTATGTGGTGATGACGGGCTAGATGAAATAACAACAACTACAACAACAAATGTTTGTGAAATTAAAAATGGGAAATTAATATCTTATAAATTAGATCCTGAGACCCTTGGATTTAAAAAAGCTGAATTAAAAGAAATAAAAGGTGGAGATGCTAAAGAAAATGCAAGAATTATCTTAAAAATCTTAAAAGGTGAAAAAGGGCCCGCTAGAGATATTGTTGCTTTAAATGCTGGAGCAGCACTTTATGTAGCAGAACTTGTTGATTCAATAAAAGTTGGCATAGAAAAAGCCAATGAGCTTATTGATTCAGGAATTGCATTTGAGAAATATAAAGAACTTGTGAATATAAGTTAA